From the genome of Streptomyces sp. JH34:
TCCTGAACCCTTACTTGCGGATCAGGCTGCGCAGGACGTACTGCAGGATGCCGCCGTTGCGGTAGTAGTCCGCCTCACCGGGGGTGTCGATGCGGACGACGCCGTCGAACTCCACACCGGTGTCGGTGGTGACCTTGACGGTGCGCGGCGTGGTGCCGTCGTTCAGCTCGGTCACGCCGGTGAAGGAGAAGGTCTCCTCGCCGGTCAGGCCGAGGGACTCGGCGGTGTGGCCCTCGGGGAACTGCAGCGGGAGGACGCCCATGCCGATGAGGTTCGAGCGGTGGATGCGCTCGTAGGACTCGGCGATGACGGCCTTGACGCCCAGGAGCGCGGTGCCCTTGGCCGCCCAGTCGCGGGACGAGCCGGAGCCGTACTCCTTGCCCGCCAGGATCACGAGCGGGGTGCCCGCGGCCTGGTAGTTCTGCGAGGCGTCGTAGATGAACGACACGGGGGCGTCGGCCTGTGTGAAGTCACGGGTGAAGCCGCCCTCGGTGCCCGGCGCGATCTGGTTGCGCAGGCGGATGTTGGCGAACGTGCCGCGGATCATGACCTCGTGGTTACCGCGGCGCGAGCCGTAGGAGTTGAAGTCACGACGCTCGATGCCGTGTTCCGTGAGGTACTTGCCGGCCGGGGTGTCGGCCTTGATCGCACCGGCCGGGGAGATGTGGTCGGTGGTCACCGAGTCGCCCAGCTTGGCGAGCACACGGGCGCCGGTGATGTCCTCGACCGGGGTCGTCTCCATCGTCATGCCCTCGAAGTACGGGGGCTTGCGCACGTAGGTGGACTCGGAGTCCCACTCGAAGGTGTTGCCGGTCGGGATCGGCAGCGCCTGCCACTGGGCGTCGCCCGCGAAGACGTCCTGGTAGGACTTGTTGAACATGTCCTCGCCGATGGAGTTGGCGACGACGTCGTTGACCTCGGCCTCGGAGGGCCAGATGTCCTCGAGGAAGACGGGCTTGCCGTCCTGGTCGACGCCGAGGGCGTCCTTGGTGATGTCGACCTTCATCGAGCCGGCGATGGCGTACGCGACGACCAGCGGCGGGGACGCCAGGTAGTTCATCTTGACGTCGGGGTTGATCCGGCCCTCGAAGTTGCGGTTGCCGGAGAGCACCGAGGTGACGGCCAGGTCGTGGTCGTTGACCGCCTTGGAGACCTCTTCCGGCAGCGGGCCGGAGTTGCCGATGCACGTGGTGCAGCCGTAGCCGACGAGGTTGAAGCCGACCTTGTCGAGGTACGGGGTGAGGCCCGCCTTGTCGAAGTAGTCGGTGACGACCTTCGAGCCCGGGGCGAGGGTGGTCTTGACCCACGGCTTGCGGGTCAGGCCCTTCTCGACCGCCTTCTTCGCCACGAGCGCCGCGGCGACCATGACGTAGGGGTTCGAGGTGTTGGTGCAGGAGGTGATCGCGGCGACGGTGACGGCGCCGTGGTCGATCTCGTACGTCGTGCCGTCGGGGGCGGTGACCGTGACCGGGTTCGTCGGGACACCGTCGGAGGCGGCCGGGGCGTCGGAGGCCGGGAAGGACTCCTTGCCCGCCTCCTCGTCGTCCGCGACGTAGTTACGGACGTCCTGGGCGAACTGCGCCTTGGCGTTCGCGAGGACGATGCGGTCCTGCGGGCGCTTCGGGCCGGCGATGGAGGGGACGACCGTGGAGAGGTCGAGCTCGAGCTTCTCGGAGAAGTCGGGCTCGGCGGCCGGGTCGAGCCAGAGGCCCTGCTCCTTGGCGTACGCCTCGACGAGCGCGACCTGCTGCGCGTCGCGGCCGGTCAGGCGCAGGTAGTTCAGCGTCTCGTCGTCGATCGGGAAGATCGCGGCGGTGGAGCCGAACTCCGGGGACATGTTGCCGATGGTGGCGCGGTTCGCGAGGGAGGTGGCGGCGACGCCCTCACCGTAGAACTCGACGAACTTGCCGACGACACCGTGCTTGCGGAGCATCTCGGTGATGGTCAGCACGAGGTCGGTGGCGGTGGTGCCGGCCGGGAGCTCACCGGTCAGCTTGAAGCCGACGACGCGCGGGATGAGCATCGAGACCGGCTGGCCGAGCATCGCGGCCTCGGCCTCGATGCCGCCGACGCCCCAGCCCAGCACACCGAGGCCGTTGACCATGGTGGTGTGCGAGTCGGTGCCGACGAGGGTGTCGGGGTACGCCTGGCCGTTGCGGACCATGACCGTGCGCGCCAGGTGCTCGATGTTGACCTGGTGGACGATGCCGGTGCCCGGGGGGACGACCTTGAACTCGTCGAAGGCGGTCTGGCCCCAGCGCAGGAACTGGTAACGCTCCTTGTTGCGGCCGTACTCCAGCTCGACGTTCTGGGCGAACGCGTCGTTGGTGCCGAACTTGTCGGCGATGACGGAGTGGTCGATGACCAGCTCGGCCGGGGCCAGCGGGTTGATCTTCGCCGGGTCACCGCCGAGCTCCTTGACGGCCTCACGCATGGTGGCGAGGTCCACGACACACGGGACACCCGTGAAATCCTGCATGATCACGCGGGCCGGCGTGAACTGGATCTCCTGGCTGGGCTGGGCCTGCGAGTCCCACCCGCCAAGCGCCCGGATGTGGTCGGCGGTGATGTTCGCGCCGTCCTCGGTGCGGAGCAGGTTCTCCAGCAGCACCTTCAGGCTGTAAGGGAGGCGCGCGGAGCCCTCGACCTTGTCCAGCTTGAAGATCTCGTACGACTCGTCGCCCACGCGCAGCGTGCTGCGGGCGTCGAAGCTGTTCGCCGACACGACAGTCTCCTTCTTCAATGTGCGCGTTCAACCGCGCCGCGCCTCATGTGCGGCCGGCGCCGCCTGCGGCCCCCACCATCCGCTAAGGTAAGGATTAGTTAGGTAACCCTTACTGAGCGGCGGCTGCGGTGCGCCTCGGCAGATATCTCGATGTCGAGATAACTCTAGTACATCGCCGCCGCGCGGTCATGCCCGGGAGCCCGTGTCCGGCGCCACTCCGCGATGACGCACGGCCACGACCAGGGGCCGGACGGGTCCAGTCCGAATCCGACGGGGCCGCGCTTCCGTCGGTGCGGCAGGATGCGTGTGCCCGAGCGTGACGAGAGGTCACCGTGCGCGGCACCCCCACGGGCGCCCGGTGCGACCGCCGTACACCGACGTCCACCCCTGCCCGGAGAGGGTGCAGTGCACTTCATCGACACCTCTGAGACCGTGCGGGCATGGGTCCACGGCTGGGCCCTCTCCCGCGGCGCCGGCGAACCGAGCCCGACACCCTGGGGCTTCACGGTGACGAACGGGCCCGCCGGGAACGTGAGCCACGTCCTGCCGGCCGCCGACGAGGCGACCGTGCGGGAGCTGACCACGAGCGCCACCGGTCCGGGCGTCCGGCTCAAGGCGTTCGTGCCGGCAAATTCACTGGCCTCCTGGATCGCACCGGACTGGTCGCTCCCCGACCCGCCCGGCTTCCTGATGTCCACCGCGTTGGACTCCTGTTCCGCGGGCGCTCCGGCCCCGCTCCTCGACGGCTACCGGCTCCACAGCTGGACCAGCGCCGGAGTCGTCCACGCGCGGGTGCACGCCCCCGACGGCACCACCGCCGCGCGAGGGCAGGCCTCGGTCGACGGCGCCACCGCCGTCGTCGACAAGGTGGAGACCCATCCCGCACACCGGCGCCGCGGGTTCGGCCGGGTGGTCATGGGCACCCTCACCACGACGGCCGCCGAACGGGGCGCCCTGGTCGGCCTGCTGGCGTCGTCGGCGGAGGGCCGCGCCCTGTACGAGGCGACGGGATGGAGGGTGGAGGCGCCCTTGGCTAACGCCTTGCGCGGGCCGGGCCCGGCCGGCCCGGACTCCGCCAGGGCCGCCACCGCGCCGAGGGCCTGCCGGCAGCGCGGCCCACGGGACACACGGACAGGTCCGCCCGGATCCGCGCCGCGCGCATGACCCGGCCGCTTCGGGATACGCGTACCCCTGACAGAGGAGGAGCCCATGCCGCTCCTACTCCTGACAGAGGAGGAGCAGATGCCGCTCACGTTCCGCAAGAGCTTCCAGATCCTTCCGGGCGTCCGGCTGAACATCAACCGCCGCTCCTGGTCCGTCACCACGGGCGGACGGCACGGCCCGAAGCGCACGCACAGCAGCACCGGCCGGCGCACCACGTCGATGGACCTGCCCGGCCCCTTCGGGTGGCGGAGGACGACGAGGCGCACCCGCCGAGGCTGACTCACCCGATCGGCGCAGCACCGCACGCCGGGCCGCCGGGCGCGCCCGATCCTCGAATCAGGCGCCCCCACGCGACCCGGCACGGTGTGGTTACCCGACTGGCACACCCCCAGCAGATCGTCATCTCATATCTGAGATAGCGTGCAGCCATGGAAGATGACTACCTCGCACGTATCGGCAAGCTCATCCGTGACGCCCGTCAGCATCGTGGCTGGACACAGAGTCAGCTTGCCGAGGCGCTCGCCACGAGCCAGAGCGCCGTCAACCGCATCGAGCGCGGCAACCAGAACATCAGCCTTGAGATGATCGCCCGCATCGGTGAAGCCCTCGACAGCGAGATCGTGTCGCTCGGCTACGCCGGACCCATGCACCTTCGCGTGGTCGGCGGACGCCGCCTCTCCGGCTCCATCGACGTCAAGACGAGCAAGAACGCGTGCGTCGCGCTGCTCTGCGGTTCCCTGCTCAACAAGGGCCGCACCGTCCTGCGCCGGGTGGCGCGCATCGAGGAGGTCTTCCGGCTCCTGGAGGTCCTCAACTCCATCGGCGTACGCACCCGTTGGATCAACGAGGGCGTCGACCTGGAGATCCTCCCGCCCGCCGAGCTCGACCTGGACGCCATCGACGCGGACGCCGCACGCCGGACCCGCTCCATCATCATGTTCCTCGGCCCGCTGCTGCACCGCACGGACCGCTTCACCCTCCCGTACGCCGGAGGCTGCGACCTCGGCACGCGCACGATCGAGCCGCACATGATCGCGCTTCGCCGTTTCGGCCTGGAGATCGCGGCGACCGACGGGCTCTACCACGCGCGGGTCGACCACGAGGTCCGGCCGGACCGCCCCATCGTCCTGACCGAGCGCGGAGACACGGTGACCGAGAACGCCCTGCTGGCCGCCGCGCGGCACGACGGCACGACCGTCATCCGCAACGCGTCCTCCAACTACATGGTCCAGGACCTGTGCTTCTTCCTGGAGGCGCTCGGCGTACGCGTCGACGGTGTCGGGACGACGACCCTCACCGTGCACGGCGTGCCGGAGATCGACGTGGACGTCGACTACTCCCCCTCCGAGGACCCGGTCGAGGCGATGAGCCTGCTGGCCGCCGCTGTGGTGACGGAGTCCGAGCTGACGATCCGCCGGGTCCCGATCGAGTTCCTGGAGATCGAGCTCGCGGTCCTGGAGGAGATGGGCGTCGACTGCGACCGCACGACGGAGTACGCGGCCGACAACGGCCGCACCCGGCTGGTGGACCTGACGGTCCGGCCCTCCAAGCTGGAGGCCCCCATCGACAAGATCCACCCGATGCCGTTCCCCGGCCTGAACATCGACAACGTGCCGTTCTTCGCGGCCATCGCGGCCTCCGCGCACGGCCAGACCCTGATCCACGACTGGGTCTACGACAACCGCGCCATCTACCTCACCGACCTGAACCGCCTGGGCGGCAGGCTCCAGCTGCTGGACCCGCACCGCGTCCTGGTCGAGGGCCCGACCCGCTGGCGCGCCGCCGAGATGATGTGCCCGCCGGCCCTGCGGCCCGCGGTGGTGGTCCTGCTGGCGATGATGGCGGCCGAGGGCACGTCCGTGCTCCGCAACGTGTACGTGATCAACCGCGGTTACGAGGAGTTGGCGGAGCGGCTGAACTCGGTGGGGGCGCAGATCGAGATCTTCCGGGACATCTGACCGGCGGGGTGTCGTGCCCCTTGAGGGCAAGGGGCACGACACCTCAATATGCGAGCTGACCTGCGAATACTTACCTTCACACCCCTTCGACGATCACCGTTGCTTTTCAGCACCTTGTGCAACGCATGTGCAAGATGATCTTGCATGGTTGACGGTATGTCAGGAAAACCTGAGCGCCAGTCAGCCTTTACGGAGAGTTGTCGCCGAAGTGGCCTCGCAACATTCGATGTCGGCCGTGTCACGCCGACTGCGTCTGGTCGACCATCCACGTCGAATGCGGCGGACTGGCTGGTAATGCCGTACCGCAGGTAGTCGTGGGTGCGGCGCTCAGGCATCCCCGGCAGCACGGGCTGCGATCGTCCCAGGCATTGCACCTGGGACTTCTCGTCGACACAGAGCACCACCGCACGCTCGGGCGGATTGCGGTGGCGGCCTTCGGCGTGACCCGTCTACGACAGGAAAGATTCCAGTTTCTAGTTCTCCCGCTGCCTCGATGACTTCGTGACTGGGGCACCAGCCCAGCGCTGCACCCCGCGGGTGCGCCACAGCGCCGGCCGCCCATCCACAAGAGCTGCCCCGCACCGTCTGGAATCAACGGCCCTGCACCTCAAGGCTGTTCGATACAGTGGACATCTCTTACGCACTCGATCAACCTCTGGGGAGGAATGCGTGGATCCATCGCTTGTCGATGCGGTGATGCCCAGCGTGACGGCAGCCGTCGCCGCCTACGGAGCGAACGTCTTGGTGCATGCCGAGGACGCGGCGGCCATGGAGACCGTGCGCCTGGGACAACGGTTGCTGGCACGGTTGCGACGGAATGAGGACGTGCAGCCCCGTATCGATGTTGCCGTTCAGGATCTGACCAGTGCCCTCGACGACGAGGACTTCCTCGGCGCATTGCGCGCCCAGATAAAGAAGGCCCTTGCAGAAGACACCGACTTGGCCTCCGACCTCAAGAAGCTTCTGACTGACTCGCCTGTGACGGCTCAGGCGACGGGAACACGTTCCGTCGCCGTCACGCACAACGACGGAGTCATCTCCACAGGCGACAACGCGACCATCCAGAGGTAGGCGTGGATCAGGGCTTCGAACGATCCGTCCTTGTCGGGAACAACACCGGGATCGTTTCCACCGGTGACAATGCCTCGATCACCCAGATCACTCTTGCGCCGGGCGCACCGAAGCCGACAGCGGCGGTGCCTGCGCCCCCCGATGTGTTCGGGTTCCACAGCGGCAAGAGCCCGGTTTTCTCTGGCCGGATCGGCGAGCAGAAACATTTGAAGGGCATCCTCGGCGGGCCCCCCGGTTCGGTCGCTGTAATCACTGGATGCGGCGGCGTGGGCAAAACGTCGTTGGCCGCTCAGACAGCCTCCGAGTACCGGGGCAAGTACAACCCTGTTTGGGAAATATCGGCCGGAGACGCGACCCAGATCGAGTACGGCCTGTCCCGGCTGGCCTGTCGCATTGACCCTGGGCTGGTCGATCAGCCGAGCGAAGTTGCTGCGGAGTGGGCGCGAGCCTGGCTTCAGACTCATGACGACTGGTTGCTCGTTCTGGACAATGCCTCATCCCCCAGGGACGTACGCGCTCTACTCAGCCAGCTGCCTCGGGGACGATTCATCGTCACCAGCCAACAGGCCACGGGCTGGCACCACATCGGCCCGGTGATGCCACTCGACGTTCTGGACCCTGACGCTGCGCTGGGCCTACTGGTCACAATCGCCGGACGGTCAGCCCTGAACAGTGAGGACCTGAGCGACGCTGCCCTCGTGTGTGAAGAGCTGGGCTATCTACCGCTCGCGATCGAATTAGCGGCAGCCAATATCGCGCAGACCCGAACCAGACCACGCCACTATCTTGAGAACCTGAGTGCCGCCCCGCTCGACGTACTCATCGACCATTCGGCTTCCGAGGACTCAGCGCACACAGTTGCCAGGGTCCTTCAGGCAAACCTTAAGAGACTCAGCGGCCATCCACTTGCGGAAGAGCTGCTGCGCGTAATGGCATGGTTTGCGCCTGACGGAATCCCCCGTTCGCTATTTTTCCGGATGGAGTCTCCACAAGCGGTGCGCACAGCGGTCGGACTTCTCGCGAAATACAGCGTGATCCGTTGGACCGAAGGTGCCGACGAGCCGACATTGAATGTCCACCGCCTCGTGCAAAAGCTAGTCATTGCTTGGAGTCGAACCTCCCCTGATGGGACGTTCGAGTCATCGTTTACCGCTACAGATATTCTGTGTCAGGCACTGGGCGATGAGGATCCCGAGGAGGGTTTCAAAACACGGTGGCGTCGCAGTCTGATGCCGCACGTCGACTCGCTGACCTCGAAAATTGAAGCGAGCGACGAAACCCTTGGAGCAGCCGCACTCTATCGGATTTCCGCATATTTTCTATTGCACCAAGGCCAGTTGGGACAGGCAAACTACTATGCGCAGAGGGCACATCAGGTAATAGTCCGGATCGGAGCGGGACCTTCAGGCTCACCAGACATCCAAAACTTGCTTGGACAGATACAATTTGCCGCAGAGAACGCGTCGGGGGCTACGGAGCACTTCAAATGGGCGCTGGATGAAGCGACTCCGAGATTTAGCGAAGACAGCCGAAGCGTTTTGACCTATCGGGTGAACTATGCGCGGGCCATCCTCGCAGGGGGCGACCACTCTGCTGCGATCTCCATGCTCGACGACGCGGTGTCCGACTGCGTAAACATCCTTGGCGGGGAGGACCCGCTGACCTTCACCGCGCGAGCCTGCCTTGGTCTTGCGTATGAGACCAGCGGAGATATAGCCACAGCGATGTCACTGTACAGCCAGGTCCTGTTCGATCGGTTGCATACGCTCGGTTTGAATCACGAAGCAACTGCCGCTTCATCAGCCCTACTCGGCGGCGTCCATCTCGCCAACGGGGATCCATCTGGCGCCATCCCCTATCTAGAACTGGCCCTTGGCGTGAGGGTTCGGATACTGGGGAGGGATCACCTGGACACAGTGACGTCGCGGAACAACCTCGCAATTGCTCTCTGCGAGGTTGATGAACCACACCGCGCTATTCCACTCTTGGAGCAGGTGATCGATGATGCGCCAGGCATCTTCGCCCCCGATAGCGCCGAGTTGACGAGCACGCAAGAAAGACTCGCCAGCCTGTATATTTCAACAGGGCAGCCGGATCGCGCCATCTCAATTTACAACCAGCTGTTGGAAAATCGTATCCAGATTATTGGAGTCGACCATCCCACGACCCTCGCAACCCAGAACATGTTGGGATTCACGTACAGCGCAGTTGGTGATCTTCCCCGTGCCATTATCTTCTACGAACAGGCACTGATCGGCCGTACCCGAGTCCTTGGACCGGAGCATCAAGACACGTTCAACTCGCGGAATAATCTCGCCTACGCATACAAGCTTGCCGGAGACCTCGCTCGGGCGATTCCGCTCTACGAGGAGACGCTTGAATTTGCCGCCAGCAGACTGGGGCCTAACGATCCAGCCGTCGTCAACATGCGCGACGATATTCGCTCCCTGCGAGCTCAGTGACGAGTGGCGTTGTCAAGTTATCCGCGAGCGGGCTGACTGATGGCACGTCAGGAATGGCGGCCGGTGGTGGTGGTGTGTTCAGACCGCGGTGGCTACGCCGGCGATCTGGTTCCAGAGGGTAAAGCGGTGCTGCATCTCGGTGCGGTAGTCGGGTGCGGTGATCAGATGGCGTCGTGAAATCTGACTGGGGCCTTGCCCCAAGGCCGAAGCCGAGGTCCCCCCGCCACTCGTTCGAAGTCCGACTCTGGGCGACGTGCCGCCAGCTCACTGTCCACCCGTCGCCGTCTTCGTCCCTCCGCCATGCTGGGTCACCCGAGGACGGCATCGCATTCGGACGGCTCCGTGAGTGAACGCCGGGTCAGTGGACTTACTCGCCCACACGTACGCCTCACCGGGCTGAAGCTGCGCCATCTGCTCAGCGCGCAGACTAGCGAAGGCGGTGTTTGCCTTCTGGAGGTGCTTCAACCAGGCCGGCGAGGTGAACTTGTGCAGGATGACGTGGTCGGAGAGTTCGATCAGAGAGATCGGTACCGAGGGCGGGTCCTGGCTGGCGACCAGGATGCTCACTCCCTTGTGGCGCATCTCGCGGACGGTCTCGACTAGGCCGGCGACGAGGTCCGGGCTGTCGATGTACTTGTGCGCTTCGTCGAAGACGACCAGCTTGTTGAAGTGTTCGTCCCCGCTGCGGCCCTCGGCGAACAGCTGCATCAGGACGACGAAGAGGCCGAGTGCTTCGTCCTTCTCAATGTACTCGTCGCGGAGGTCAACGACGATCAGCCGGCCTGGTCGGATGAGGCTGGCGAGCCGGGCATTGTCGTCGATGTAGTCCTCGGCGAGGTTGAGCCGCTCCTGGGCCAGTTGCTTGACGTGGTCAGGCATACCGGAATCGGCCACGCCCTGCCGGATGACGCCGAGGTTCAGATTGTTGCGGTTCGACCTCATGATGCGGGTCAGCTGCCGGATGTACGTTGACTGGTTGCCGACCGCTCCCATGAGGAAGCGCCAGTGGGACGACTGGAGTTCAGCGGAGGAGAAGGCGAGCGGCTGGACGTCGATGCCGGGGAAATTCCGTCGGTGGTCGGCGACCTGGGCGGCGGGGGCGAGCAGCAGCACGTCCGACAGCGCTTGGGGGTCGGCTCCGTAGTGGAGTGACCCCCGAAATTCCGACACCTGGACGCTGGATGTTTCGTCATCCAGGGGAAGTGATCCAAGGTGGCAAAGCGGAAGAACTATCCCGAAGAGTTCAAGCGGGACGCGGTGGACCTGGTGCGTTCCTCGCCGGACCGTTCCCTCACCGACATCGCTCACGGCCTGGGCATCCATCTGGAGACCCTGCGCAAGTGGGTCCGGGAGGACCGGACCCGTGTCCAGGCGGCGGACGGCGGGGGTGACGCAGGCGTGACCCCTGACGCGAAGGAAGAGCTCAAGCGCCTGCGGCGGGAGAACGCCCGGCTGAAGGAGGACAACGAGATCCTCCGGAAAGCCGCCGCCTATTTCGCGCGGGAGACGACACGGTGATCCGCTTCCGTTTCGTCGACGAGCACAGAGGCGCCCACAGGGTGAAGCGGATGTGTGATGTTCTCGGATGGGACCGCTCCGGCTACTACGCCTGGCACCAGAACAAGGAGGCGCGGCAGGAGAAGGCCGATGAGGAAGAGGTCCTGGCCTGCCGAATCCGGGAGATCCACACCGATTCCCGGGGAGCTTACGGGGCCCTGCGGATCACCCGGACACTCCGGGACCAGGGTCACATGGTGAACCGCAAGCGCGTCGCCCGGATCATGCGGGAGCGTGAAATCGTCGGGATAACGCGACGGAAGTCGCGGTCGCTGACGCGACAGGACCGCACGGCGCCGCCGGCTCCGGATCTGATCCTGCGGGACTTCACCGCGCCGCTGCCGGGTCTGAAATTCGTCGGGGACATCACCTGCCTGCCGACGGCCGAGGGATGGCTGTATCTGGCGACGGTGATCGATCTGTGCACGCGGGAGGTCGCGGGCTGGTCGATGGCCGGCCACATGCGCACCGAACTGGTTGCGGACGCCATCCGGATGGCCCATGCGGGTGGACACACTGCAGGAAACGCGATCTTTCACTCCGATCGCGGATCCCAATACACGTCCCATCAATTCCGCTCGCTACTCGGCGAGTTGGACATCCGACAGAGCGCCGGGCGCACCGGTTCGTGCTTCGACAACGCTGCCGCGGAGAGCTTTTTCGCCGTCCTGAAAGCAGAGATTGGGACGACCGTCTGGGAAACCCGGGCGCAGGCTCGGCAGGACGTTTTCCAGTGGATCGCGGAACATTACAACCGGGAGCGGCTCCACTCGACCATCGGCTACATCACGCCATACCAGGCGAGGATCCGCTGCCATCAACGACTGGACCTCGCGGCATAAAACGGAAGTGTCGGGACCTGAGGGGTCACTTCAGGGACTCCAAGACCACTGGCGCCGAGGGATACGCCGTCCTGCAGGACCGTGGCAGCCTCGTGATCCATAACGTCAGAGGCCAGTCGCTGTGGAGCAGCGGCACAGCTCAGCGGCATGACTACAACGGCGACGGCCGAAGCGACATGGCCGACTGGTACGACCATGCAGACGGGTCGGACACGATTCATACTTTCCTGACCAACTCTGACGGGACGTTCAAAAACCCGCTCACCGGGTGGAACGTGCCGACAGGGTGGACGGCAAGCAGGATGAAGCGCACCACAGGCGACTTCAACGGCGACGGAATCGGTGACGTGGCCGCTGTCTACGGCTATGCCGACGGACAGGTCGCGCTGTGGACGTGGCTGGGAAGCACGAGCGGTAAGTTCTCAGCGCCCTCCAAGTCCTGGCAGGTCCCGGCCGGCAACTGGAGCTTCGCGCGGATGACGGTCAGCAGCGGAGACTTCAACGGTGACGGCAGGGACGATGTCGCCGCTTGGTACGACTACGCCGACGGCCGGGACACGCTGTGGACCTTCACCGCGAATGTCCGGGGAGGCTTCAACGCTCCGTTCGAGTCGATGACCCGCCCCACCGGAGGCTGGGAAGCGTCCAGGGACAAGCCCGTGACCGGAGACTTCAACGGTGACGGCAGGGACGACATGGCCGTCTTCCATGGCTACACGGACGGCAGCAACAAGATCTGGACATTCCTCGCCACACCCACAGGAGGCTTCGGCAACCCTGTCGGCTCGTGGAGCAGTACCACGTGGGGTAGTTGGGACCGGACGTCGGTGCACGCCGGCGACTTCGACGGGGACGGCCGGGACGACATCGCAGCATGGTACGACTACGCCGACGGACACGACAGCATCTACATCTTCCCGAGTAGCACGACGGGCACGTTCAGTTCCGTGGCAGAGGCGTGGACCACGCCTCCGGACAACATGTGGCGAGACCACATGTCGATCGTCATCGGTGACTACAACGGGGACGGCCTCGACGACCTCGGCGCTCTGTACGGCTACGACGACGGCAGCATCAAGGCCTGGACGTGGTCGGCAACAGCGGGGCGCAAGTTCGCCAAGCCTGTGAGCAGCTGGGGCGTCACTTCTGGCTACAGCTACCCACGGTCCTACGTGATTGAGCGATACGGAAGCTGACTGAACGGGTGGTGGTCCTCCACGGAGGGCCGCCACCCCGGGACTCAACG
Proteins encoded in this window:
- a CDS encoding DUF4236 domain-containing protein, which gives rise to MPLTFRKSFQILPGVRLNINRRSWSVTTGGRHGPKRTHSSTGRRTTSMDLPGPFGWRRTTRRTRRG
- a CDS encoding UDP-N-acetylglucosamine 1-carboxyvinyltransferase — encoded protein: MEDDYLARIGKLIRDARQHRGWTQSQLAEALATSQSAVNRIERGNQNISLEMIARIGEALDSEIVSLGYAGPMHLRVVGGRRLSGSIDVKTSKNACVALLCGSLLNKGRTVLRRVARIEEVFRLLEVLNSIGVRTRWINEGVDLEILPPAELDLDAIDADAARRTRSIIMFLGPLLHRTDRFTLPYAGGCDLGTRTIEPHMIALRRFGLEIAATDGLYHARVDHEVRPDRPIVLTERGDTVTENALLAAARHDGTTVIRNASSNYMVQDLCFFLEALGVRVDGVGTTTLTVHGVPEIDVDVDYSPSEDPVEAMSLLAAAVVTESELTIRRVPIEFLEIELAVLEEMGVDCDRTTEYAADNGRTRLVDLTVRPSKLEAPIDKIHPMPFPGLNIDNVPFFAAIAASAHGQTLIHDWVYDNRAIYLTDLNRLGGRLQLLDPHRVLVEGPTRWRAAEMMCPPALRPAVVVLLAMMAAEGTSVLRNVYVINRGYEELAERLNSVGAQIEIFRDI
- a CDS encoding GNAT family N-acetyltransferase; this encodes MHFIDTSETVRAWVHGWALSRGAGEPSPTPWGFTVTNGPAGNVSHVLPAADEATVRELTTSATGPGVRLKAFVPANSLASWIAPDWSLPDPPGFLMSTALDSCSAGAPAPLLDGYRLHSWTSAGVVHARVHAPDGTTAARGQASVDGATAVVDKVETHPAHRRRGFGRVVMGTLTTTAAERGALVGLLASSAEGRALYEATGWRVEAPLANALRGPGPAGPDSARAATAPRACRQRGPRDTRTGPPGSAPRA
- the acnA gene encoding aconitate hydratase AcnA gives rise to the protein MSANSFDARSTLRVGDESYEIFKLDKVEGSARLPYSLKVLLENLLRTEDGANITADHIRALGGWDSQAQPSQEIQFTPARVIMQDFTGVPCVVDLATMREAVKELGGDPAKINPLAPAELVIDHSVIADKFGTNDAFAQNVELEYGRNKERYQFLRWGQTAFDEFKVVPPGTGIVHQVNIEHLARTVMVRNGQAYPDTLVGTDSHTTMVNGLGVLGWGVGGIEAEAAMLGQPVSMLIPRVVGFKLTGELPAGTTATDLVLTITEMLRKHGVVGKFVEFYGEGVAATSLANRATIGNMSPEFGSTAAIFPIDDETLNYLRLTGRDAQQVALVEAYAKEQGLWLDPAAEPDFSEKLELDLSTVVPSIAGPKRPQDRIVLANAKAQFAQDVRNYVADDEEAGKESFPASDAPAASDGVPTNPVTVTAPDGTTYEIDHGAVTVAAITSCTNTSNPYVMVAAALVAKKAVEKGLTRKPWVKTTLAPGSKVVTDYFDKAGLTPYLDKVGFNLVGYGCTTCIGNSGPLPEEVSKAVNDHDLAVTSVLSGNRNFEGRINPDVKMNYLASPPLVVAYAIAGSMKVDITKDALGVDQDGKPVFLEDIWPSEAEVNDVVANSIGEDMFNKSYQDVFAGDAQWQALPIPTGNTFEWDSESTYVRKPPYFEGMTMETTPVEDITGARVLAKLGDSVTTDHISPAGAIKADTPAGKYLTEHGIERRDFNSYGSRRGNHEVMIRGTFANIRLRNQIAPGTEGGFTRDFTQADAPVSFIYDASQNYQAAGTPLVILAGKEYGSGSSRDWAAKGTALLGVKAVIAESYERIHRSNLIGMGVLPLQFPEGHTAESLGLTGEETFSFTGVTELNDGTTPRTVKVTTDTGVEFDGVVRIDTPGEADYYRNGGILQYVLRSLIRK
- a CDS encoding tetratricopeptide repeat protein, whose protein sequence is MDQGFERSVLVGNNTGIVSTGDNASITQITLAPGAPKPTAAVPAPPDVFGFHSGKSPVFSGRIGEQKHLKGILGGPPGSVAVITGCGGVGKTSLAAQTASEYRGKYNPVWEISAGDATQIEYGLSRLACRIDPGLVDQPSEVAAEWARAWLQTHDDWLLVLDNASSPRDVRALLSQLPRGRFIVTSQQATGWHHIGPVMPLDVLDPDAALGLLVTIAGRSALNSEDLSDAALVCEELGYLPLAIELAAANIAQTRTRPRHYLENLSAAPLDVLIDHSASEDSAHTVARVLQANLKRLSGHPLAEELLRVMAWFAPDGIPRSLFFRMESPQAVRTAVGLLAKYSVIRWTEGADEPTLNVHRLVQKLVIAWSRTSPDGTFESSFTATDILCQALGDEDPEEGFKTRWRRSLMPHVDSLTSKIEASDETLGAAALYRISAYFLLHQGQLGQANYYAQRAHQVIVRIGAGPSGSPDIQNLLGQIQFAAENASGATEHFKWALDEATPRFSEDSRSVLTYRVNYARAILAGGDHSAAISMLDDAVSDCVNILGGEDPLTFTARACLGLAYETSGDIATAMSLYSQVLFDRLHTLGLNHEATAASSALLGGVHLANGDPSGAIPYLELALGVRVRILGRDHLDTVTSRNNLAIALCEVDEPHRAIPLLEQVIDDAPGIFAPDSAELTSTQERLASLYISTGQPDRAISIYNQLLENRIQIIGVDHPTTLATQNMLGFTYSAVGDLPRAIIFYEQALIGRTRVLGPEHQDTFNSRNNLAYAYKLAGDLARAIPLYEETLEFAASRLGPNDPAVVNMRDDIRSLRAQ